A section of the Acropora muricata isolate sample 2 chromosome 4, ASM3666990v1, whole genome shotgun sequence genome encodes:
- the LOC136913250 gene encoding uncharacterized protein produces MVWKERSKYGVHTGRTLRKMPCENDSRDRGFLVKTIITNSGINVSDEEFQRCLQKVQLNDGLDEEAVVEESRFHHRLHTNGGFPVDSLQYSIGKRKRWLLPKMLRDKASKDICSESESKVVLVERVSANSNSWFYQPSRLKHGDCRAVLDGADLRKPKRRKFAHVGDLRKKSDKHEIVYEVNHTETGSSWPCYLQRDFREFRDVMKSRLKAKGKKNKRRLWGEYRKSDLSKMAFQSSWCDGKTQASVGKKKEMLLNKNNFDRFEVEENESVLTKFDLGSFICKSLHSIPDKQQKKHVREDPHDGEKLTIVNPASSQRVKLYGKGSAMHVDISPEFCFHDNPDETFSTNPSVNVHLTSSASVPGRVVSQTVDLESQNLDSQKLQEKFGELYMNGGSLPRRFSICSENYDSKFVFTFQNCSKDGQKRVMVTAISDELPVKKSQILRQFLQKHFSVTSMQERFKEPSNDCFHDGSQNARNEHFKTVAKMPFDLLYDVNQWSCKTCSPQLAVPRGLSSNETCCNDSGGDLENASILEIITCEICCCEFYNGPPDAFLPCTALIACMHWFCDDCWKSYLSAEIHQGKTAISCPSYNCDTSVDDVTIMSLLPGSFPKFERLRQEKALEMDAKWKWCPGNKCNLVVMATASGTNAESAPIPVHCDCGLNWCFACQEEPHWPATCARAAFFRSQTESYEKVLRTKAGAITSVSVKRCPHCNYPIEKNMGCPHMTCGMCYGQFCWECLGNWLTHDWSADCSKRSKKEEEVELVNHIGSTRFNLHLRAAMANRMERATPTMYQKYSEVKNLEGVLQVLDVVSKCRNSHGKNSSSATAVRLHQYKSHSVPECLKASADFKFQTHFVIEGLSILMAVSKTKQGHSELKKRMATLQFVLERLENIANSRKLCSESDKLRFERLLNAGKNCISSVRKLCVKVNKTS; encoded by the exons ATGGTTTGGAAGGAGAGAAGCAAATATGGAGTGCACACTGGTCGAACGCTCCGAAAGATGCCATGTGAAAACGATTCAAGAGATCGAGGGTTTCtcgtaaaaacaattattactaACTCAGGTATCAACGTCAGTGATGAAGAATTCCAAAGATGTCTTCAAAAGGTTCAACTTAACGATGGCCTTGATGAGGAAGCTGTTGTTGAAGAAAGCCGATTTCATCATCGTTTGCATACGAACGGAGGATTTCCCGTTGACTCTTTGCAATATTCTATCGGGAAACGAAAACGTTGGCTCTTACCGAAAATGTTGAGAGACAAGGCTTCTAAGGATATCTGCAGTGAAAGCGAGAGCAAAGTAGTTTTGGTAGAAAGGGTTTCAGCAAACAGTAACTCTTGGTTTTACCAGCCTTCGAGGCTGAAACATGGCGACTGCAGAGCTGTTCTTGATGGTGCAGATTTGCGGAAACCGAAACGACGAAAATTTGCGCATGTCGGAGACCTACGGAAAAAGTCAGACAAACATGAAATCGTTTACGAAGTTAATCATACGGAGACTGGATCTTCCTGGCCGTGCTACTTGCAACGGGATTTCAGAGAATTCAGAGATGTTATGAAATCCCGTTTAAAggcaaaaggaaagaaaaacaaaaggcgTTTATGGGGTGAATACAGGAAATCAGACTTGAGCAAAATGGCCTTTCAAAGCTCCTGGTGTGATGGAAAAACGCAAGCTTCAGtgggaaagaagaaagagatgTTACTAAATAAAAACAACTTTGATCGTTTTGAAGTGGAAGAAAACGAAAGTGTCTTAACGAAATTTGACCTCGGAAGCTTCATCTGTAAATCTCTCCATTCAATCCCAGATAAACAGCAAAAGAAACATGTCAGAGAAGATCCTCATGATGGCGAGAAACTCACAATTGTGAATCCAGCTTCTTCGCAGCGTGTCAAACTGTATGGTAAAGGCTCAGCAATGCATGTCGACATTTCCCCTGAGTTTTGTTTCCATGATAACCCCGATGAGACATTTTCCACCAACCCTAGTGTAAATGTCCACTTGACAAGCAGTGCTTCTGTTCCTGGTAGAGTTGTTTCTCAGACTGTTGACTTGGAAAGTCAAAATCTTGATTCTCAAAAGCTACAGGAAAAATTTGGAGAGTTGTACATGAATGGTGGAAGCCTTCCTCGTCGATTTAGCATCTGTAGTGAAAACTACGACAGCAAATTTGTCTTCACATTCCAAAACTGCAGCAAAGATGGACAGAAACGAGTGATGGTGACAGCCATAAGTGATGAACTGCCTGTGAAGAAGTCGCAAATTCTCAGGCAATTCCTGCAAAAGCATTTCTCTGTCACGTCTATGCAAGAACGTTTCAAAGAACCAAGCAATGATTGCTTTCATGATGGCAGCCAAAATGCAAGGAATGAGCATTTCAAGACAGTGGCAAAGATGCCATTTGATTTGCTCTATGACGTAAACCAGTGGTCTTGCAAAACTTGCTCACCTCAGCTAGCTGTTCCTCGTGGTCTATCCTCAAACGAGACATGCTGTAATGATTCTGGTGGAGACTTGGAAAATGCTAGCATTCTGGAAATTATTACCTGTGAAATCTGTTGCTGTGAGTTTTACAATGGTCCTCCTGATG ctttTTTGCCCTGCACTGCATTGATTGCATGCATGCACTGGTTTTGCGATGATTGTTGGAAGTCTTATCTCTCTGCCGAAATTCATCAAGGCAAGACGGCCATATCATGTCCCAGTTACAACTGTGATACTTCAGTGGATGATGTCACAATAATGTCACTCCTCCCCGGCAGCTTTCCAAAGTTTGAAAGATTGAGACAAGAAAAAGCTTTAGAGATGGATGCCAAGTGGAAGTGGTGTCCTGGAAACAAATGCAACCTGGTTGTCATGGCAACTGCCAGTGGTACTAATGCGGAAAGTGCTCCAATCCCTGTGCACTGTGACTGTGGGCTCAACTGGTGTTTTGCATGCCAAGAGGAGCCACACTGGCCCGCAACGTGTGCCAGAGCAGCATTTTTCCGATCACAGACTGAAAGCTACGAAAAAGTGCTAAGGACGAAAGCTGGGGCCATTACCTCGGTCAGCGTAAAGAGATGCCCCCATTGCAACTACCCGATCGAGAAGAATATGGGATGCCCTCACATGACTTGTGGGATGTGTTACGGTCAATTTTGCTGGGAGTGCCTCGGCAACTGGCTGACTCACGACTGGAGTGCTGACTGTTCTAAAAGAtccaaaaaagaagaagaggtTGAGCTGGTCAACCACATCGGATCAACACGCTTCAATTTGCATCTTCGAGCTGCCATGGCCAACCGCATGGAACGGGCCACGCCTACGATGTATCAGAAATACAGCGAGGTGAAGAACCTGGAAGGAGTCTTACAAGTTCTCGATGTCGTCTCCAAGTGCCGCAATAGTCACGGAAAGAATTCATCGTCTGCCACAGCTGTCCGACTTCATCAGTACAAATCGCACAGCGTACCCGAATGCCTCAAAGCCTCGGCGGATTTCAAGTTTCAAACTCACTTTGTCATCGAGGGTTTGTCCATCTTAATGGCGGTTTCCAAAACAAAGCAAGGTCACAGTGAGTTGAAGAAACGCATGGCAACCTTACAGTTTGTTCTTGAAAGGCTGGAGAACATAGCGAATAGCAGAAAATTATGTTCTGAAAGTGATAAGCTGCGATTTGAAAGACTTTTGAACGCTGGAAAGAATTGCATCAGCTCTGTTCGAAAACTGTGTGTTAAAGTGAACAAAACGAGCTAA